From one Perca flavescens isolate YP-PL-M2 chromosome 4, PFLA_1.0, whole genome shotgun sequence genomic stretch:
- the cfap20dc gene encoding protein CFAP20DC isoform X2 has product MFRNFFQGGSVVEIFSGQGKDPVEKWKLCGGPSSIHKEYNKEVKGFVYCLEGSSQTVKMQMPENGKMSLGLLQRFLVLQVNIPPCKDFSIELVTTDLEHLKRRLHLSTVHKELSATLLHAKIPFVGLKRSVWSTLCIDLVSFTGELFKGFLTLDGITLFATCKVRRIFTMKTEPTGMSDDDMFLGGAGLMDLIPRSCHFPADVNHVTQVLNMENLRKADSRAGLLSSDCVPDQSTAARSTSYRRSRPQGVLHTASGFRVSGPPPQTGRRSSAASDGMERSALFISNTGSPSSRMNQKMTAESESIAKLRTPCSLQPHPPKDRVFDKPGSKKLRVYSAGRERLPLSASPDAVPGHRKRSKTREKFTPPPSRQESKQQHLTLTEKTKHQTADECRCATAKESSGAAPTPAESLSCSICPGLSCDLQVWSSWENNEGSEPQLTLQEEVFTFFSQPHLPKRGQGQGDQEKMELGDDQVQSKSGRRYEAQPEDDFIGSESDEDKSYTKFNPATPRSPSPTLDGQLEVHLKSHNMDKTTPKELSPATTSMQSPSSGRAEPVGIAPTRCLSPSATPHRQEHKCGSRGSEVVNHVLDENSSVSLSRRLLQEVQLDYSTQHKVNILKEEDNTLKPVDSSDNNLHLLSSLRMHGDDDDELRMLASFKREQEEDECRASGLSASQIHHCNVSISMSSDDASTWTHISMPANQGHHYQKEMNPLLQSNPREWMDVLSPPIMPPSQRRRSGNTWNHLEDLIGGRDESVNEEEKEDEYLNLLYDPCLNCYFDPKTGKYYELA; this is encoded by the exons gAGTACAATAAAGAAGTCAAAGGGTTTGTTTACTGCCTGGAGGGTAGCAGCCAGACAGTCAAGATGCAAATGCCAGAGAATGGGAAAATGTCTC TTGGACTTCTTCAAAGATTCTTGGTCCTTCAAGTCAATATTCCCCCATGTAAAGATTTTTCCATTGAGCTTGT GACAACTGATTTAGAGCACCTGAAAAGAAGACTTCACTTATCAACAGTACATAAAGAGTTGTCTGCCACACTTTTGCATGCAAAGATACCTTTCGTAGGATTGAAACGCAGTGTT TGGTCTACTTTGTGCATCGACCTTGTGTCATTCACCGGTGAACTGTTCAAGGGGTTTTTGACACTAGATGGCATCACTTTGTTTGCTACCTGTAAAGTCCGCAGAATCTTCACCATGAAAACAGAGCCTACAGGAATGTCAGATGATG ATATGTTTCTTGGTGGAGCTGGTCTCATGGACTTGATCCCTCGCAGTTGCCATTTCCCAGCAGATGTAAACCATGTCACTCAGGTGCTGAACATGGAGAATTTGCGGAAGGCAGATTCGAGGGctggactgttgagctctgacTGTG TTCCTGATCAGTCTACCGCTGCCAGATCAACCAGTTATCGACGATCTAGGCCACAGGGTGTCTTACACACAGCCTCAGGCTTCAGGGTTTCAGGGCCACCCCCTCAAACTGGAAGAAGAAGCAGTGCAGCCTCAGACGGAATGGAACGAAGTGCACTCTTTATCTCTAATACG GGATCTCCGTCCAGTAGAATGAACCAGAAAATGACTGCAGAAAGTGAGAGCATTGCCAAGCTGA GAACACCATGCAGCTTACAGCCCCATCCCCCAAAAGACAGAGTGTTTGACAAGCCGGGATCTAAGAAGCTACGGGTCTACAGTGCTGGAAGAGAGAGGCTACCATTGTCAG CCTCTCCAGATGCTGTACCTGGCCACAGAAAGAGAAGTAAAACCAGGGAGAAGTTCACACCCCCACCCAGTAGGCAAGAGAGCAAGCAACAGCATCTGACCCTAACAGAAAAGACAAAGCACCAAACAGCAG ATGAGTGTAGATGCGCTACCGCCAAGGAAAGTTCAGGAGCTGCTCCCACACCAGCAGAGTCTCTCTCCTGCTCGATCTGTCCAGGTTTGTCTTGTGACCTGCAGGTCTGGAGCAGCTGGGAGAATAATGAAGGGTCAGAGCCCCAGCTCACTCTGCAAGAGGAGGTGTTCACTTTCTTTTCCCAGCCACACTTACCCAAACGAGGGCAAGGCCAGGGTGACCAGGAGAAGATGGAGCTGGGAGATGATCAGGTTCAGAGCAAAAGTGGGAGGCGGTATGAGGCCCAGCCTGAGGATGACTTTATCGGCAGTGAAAGTGATGAG GATAAGAGCTACACCAAGTTCAACCCAGCTACTCCCAGATCTCCCAGTCCAACCTTGGATGGGCAACTTGAAGTCCATCTTAAATCTCATAACATGGATAAAACAACACCAAAGGAGCTCAGTCCAGCTACCACCAGTATGCAGTCTCCATCCAGTGGGAGAGCTGAACCAGTTGGGATCGCCCCCACACGCTGCCTCTCACCCAGTGCGACACCCCACAGACAGGAACACAAGTGTGGCTCACGTGGATCAGAGGTTGTGAACCACGTTCTGGATGAGAACAGCAGTGTATCGCTTTCAAGGAGACTCCTGCAAGAAGTCCAATTGGACTACTCCACACAGCACAAG GTGAACATTCTAAAGGAAGAAGACAACACACTGAAGCCTGTTGACTCCAGTGATAACAACTTACACCTGCTAAGCAGTCTACGAATGCATGGGGATGATGATGACGAGCTTCGAATGCTGGCAAGTTTTAAAAGGGAGCAGGAGGAAGATGAATGTAGAGCCTCGGGCCTCAGTGCATCTCAGATCCACCACTGTAATGTCAGCATCAGCATGAGCAGTGATGATGCATCTACATGGACCCATATCTCCATG CCAGCTAATCAGGGTCACCACTATCAGAAGGAAATGAACCCCCTCCTGCAATCAAACCCCAG GGAGTGGATGGATGTGCTCAGCCCTCCCATTATGCCTCCCAGCCAGCGGAGAAGGTCAGGCAACACATGGAACCATTTGGAAGATCTAATCGGAG GACGGGATGAGTCGGTGaatgaagaggagaaggaggatgAGTATTTGAATCTGCTCTATGATCCATGCCTGAACTGCTATTTCGACCCAAAGACGGGGAAATACTATGAACTAGCTTGA
- the cfap20dc gene encoding protein CFAP20DC isoform X1: MFRNFFQGGSVVEIFSGQGKDPVEKWKLCGGPSSIHKEYNKEVKGFVYCLEGSSQTVKMQMPENGKMSLGLLQRFLVLQVNIPPCKDFSIELVTTDLEHLKRRLHLSTVHKELSATLLHAKIPFVGLKRSVWSTLCIDLVSFTGELFKGFLTLDGITLFATCKVRRIFTMKTEPTGMSDDDMFLGGAGLMDLIPRSCHFPADVNHVTQVLNMENLRKADSRAGLLSSDCVPDQSTAARSTSYRRSRPQGVLHTASGFRVSGPPPQTGRRSSAASDGMERSALFISNTGSPSSRMNQKMTAESESIAKLSENLSHGQPSHILLEGTPCSLQPHPPKDRVFDKPGSKKLRVYSAGRERLPLSASPDAVPGHRKRSKTREKFTPPPSRQESKQQHLTLTEKTKHQTADECRCATAKESSGAAPTPAESLSCSICPGLSCDLQVWSSWENNEGSEPQLTLQEEVFTFFSQPHLPKRGQGQGDQEKMELGDDQVQSKSGRRYEAQPEDDFIGSESDEDKSYTKFNPATPRSPSPTLDGQLEVHLKSHNMDKTTPKELSPATTSMQSPSSGRAEPVGIAPTRCLSPSATPHRQEHKCGSRGSEVVNHVLDENSSVSLSRRLLQEVQLDYSTQHKVNILKEEDNTLKPVDSSDNNLHLLSSLRMHGDDDDELRMLASFKREQEEDECRASGLSASQIHHCNVSISMSSDDASTWTHISMPANQGHHYQKEMNPLLQSNPREWMDVLSPPIMPPSQRRRSGNTWNHLEDLIGGRDESVNEEEKEDEYLNLLYDPCLNCYFDPKTGKYYELA, from the exons gAGTACAATAAAGAAGTCAAAGGGTTTGTTTACTGCCTGGAGGGTAGCAGCCAGACAGTCAAGATGCAAATGCCAGAGAATGGGAAAATGTCTC TTGGACTTCTTCAAAGATTCTTGGTCCTTCAAGTCAATATTCCCCCATGTAAAGATTTTTCCATTGAGCTTGT GACAACTGATTTAGAGCACCTGAAAAGAAGACTTCACTTATCAACAGTACATAAAGAGTTGTCTGCCACACTTTTGCATGCAAAGATACCTTTCGTAGGATTGAAACGCAGTGTT TGGTCTACTTTGTGCATCGACCTTGTGTCATTCACCGGTGAACTGTTCAAGGGGTTTTTGACACTAGATGGCATCACTTTGTTTGCTACCTGTAAAGTCCGCAGAATCTTCACCATGAAAACAGAGCCTACAGGAATGTCAGATGATG ATATGTTTCTTGGTGGAGCTGGTCTCATGGACTTGATCCCTCGCAGTTGCCATTTCCCAGCAGATGTAAACCATGTCACTCAGGTGCTGAACATGGAGAATTTGCGGAAGGCAGATTCGAGGGctggactgttgagctctgacTGTG TTCCTGATCAGTCTACCGCTGCCAGATCAACCAGTTATCGACGATCTAGGCCACAGGGTGTCTTACACACAGCCTCAGGCTTCAGGGTTTCAGGGCCACCCCCTCAAACTGGAAGAAGAAGCAGTGCAGCCTCAGACGGAATGGAACGAAGTGCACTCTTTATCTCTAATACG GGATCTCCGTCCAGTAGAATGAACCAGAAAATGACTGCAGAAAGTGAGAGCATTGCCAAGCTGAGTGAGAATTTATCACACGGACAACCTTCCCACATTCTTCTTGAGG GAACACCATGCAGCTTACAGCCCCATCCCCCAAAAGACAGAGTGTTTGACAAGCCGGGATCTAAGAAGCTACGGGTCTACAGTGCTGGAAGAGAGAGGCTACCATTGTCAG CCTCTCCAGATGCTGTACCTGGCCACAGAAAGAGAAGTAAAACCAGGGAGAAGTTCACACCCCCACCCAGTAGGCAAGAGAGCAAGCAACAGCATCTGACCCTAACAGAAAAGACAAAGCACCAAACAGCAG ATGAGTGTAGATGCGCTACCGCCAAGGAAAGTTCAGGAGCTGCTCCCACACCAGCAGAGTCTCTCTCCTGCTCGATCTGTCCAGGTTTGTCTTGTGACCTGCAGGTCTGGAGCAGCTGGGAGAATAATGAAGGGTCAGAGCCCCAGCTCACTCTGCAAGAGGAGGTGTTCACTTTCTTTTCCCAGCCACACTTACCCAAACGAGGGCAAGGCCAGGGTGACCAGGAGAAGATGGAGCTGGGAGATGATCAGGTTCAGAGCAAAAGTGGGAGGCGGTATGAGGCCCAGCCTGAGGATGACTTTATCGGCAGTGAAAGTGATGAG GATAAGAGCTACACCAAGTTCAACCCAGCTACTCCCAGATCTCCCAGTCCAACCTTGGATGGGCAACTTGAAGTCCATCTTAAATCTCATAACATGGATAAAACAACACCAAAGGAGCTCAGTCCAGCTACCACCAGTATGCAGTCTCCATCCAGTGGGAGAGCTGAACCAGTTGGGATCGCCCCCACACGCTGCCTCTCACCCAGTGCGACACCCCACAGACAGGAACACAAGTGTGGCTCACGTGGATCAGAGGTTGTGAACCACGTTCTGGATGAGAACAGCAGTGTATCGCTTTCAAGGAGACTCCTGCAAGAAGTCCAATTGGACTACTCCACACAGCACAAG GTGAACATTCTAAAGGAAGAAGACAACACACTGAAGCCTGTTGACTCCAGTGATAACAACTTACACCTGCTAAGCAGTCTACGAATGCATGGGGATGATGATGACGAGCTTCGAATGCTGGCAAGTTTTAAAAGGGAGCAGGAGGAAGATGAATGTAGAGCCTCGGGCCTCAGTGCATCTCAGATCCACCACTGTAATGTCAGCATCAGCATGAGCAGTGATGATGCATCTACATGGACCCATATCTCCATG CCAGCTAATCAGGGTCACCACTATCAGAAGGAAATGAACCCCCTCCTGCAATCAAACCCCAG GGAGTGGATGGATGTGCTCAGCCCTCCCATTATGCCTCCCAGCCAGCGGAGAAGGTCAGGCAACACATGGAACCATTTGGAAGATCTAATCGGAG GACGGGATGAGTCGGTGaatgaagaggagaaggaggatgAGTATTTGAATCTGCTCTATGATCCATGCCTGAACTGCTATTTCGACCCAAAGACGGGGAAATACTATGAACTAGCTTGA